A window of the Helianthus annuus cultivar XRQ/B chromosome 4, HanXRQr2.0-SUNRISE, whole genome shotgun sequence genome harbors these coding sequences:
- the LOC110933261 gene encoding uncharacterized protein K02A2.6-like — protein MKEEDGEKTAFHTDKGIFCYQKMPFGLKNAGATYQRLVGKTFASQIDRNMEAYVNYLVIKSKTEYQMLDDIQETFKNIRKINMKLNPEKCSFGFEEGKFLGHIVGKQSIKANPNKVKAVLETKPPRSKKEVESLNGKLAALKRFTSKLAEKSLPFFKTLKGCSDKKDFKWTEEAEEAFNQMKQHLALLPDIAAPETGELVSVYLSVAEEAISAVLTIKRDKVQTTNNEAEYEVLIASLRLAKEMKVQKLQVFTVSLLVSSQVNNSYVAKEPKMKRYKEKSKKPMNTFQTCTIKQIPRSQNKKADALSKLASLTFAHLTKKVLVEVLKTPSIEELEVQDVITEEGPNWMTPIKKFLKNGELPADQTEAERVKIKSRQYVLQGEILYKKGYLAPLLRCVGPEQSQYLVKEVYEGICGAHFGARTVVAKLMNLRYFWPSMHRDTTEQLRKCDSCQIHAPVPKSPKHDLVPISSAWPFYKWGMDIVGPFPPAKGGVKFLLVAIDYFTKWPEVKPLAKIMGKQVIDFVWENIICRYGLPGVLVTDNGKQFAEKPFSTWCKEFRITQVFSSVAYPQSNGQVKRMNRSIVEGIKTRLGGHESNWLEELPNVLWAIRTTEKTSHKRTPTAWCSDRKP, from the exons ATGAAAGAAGAAGATGGAGAAAAGACCGCTTTTCACACGGATAAAGGTATCTTTTgctaccaaaagatgccttttggccttaAGAACGCTGGTGCAACCTACCAACGCCTTGTTGGAAAAACTTTTGCTAGTCAAATTGATAGAAACATGGAAGCATATGTCAATTATTTGGTAATCAAAAGCAAAACAGAATACCAaatgcttgatgacatccaagaaaccttcaagaacATAAGGAAGATCAACATGAAACTCAACCCCGAGAAATGCTCGTTTGGGTTTGAAGAAGGTAAATTCCTGGGGCATATTGTGGGAAAACAAAGTATCAAGGCCAACCCAAATAAGGTCAAGGCCGTTCTTGAAACCAAACCACCACGAAGCAAAAAGGAGGTAGAAAGCCTGAATGGAAAGCTTGCAGCcctgaagcgttttacctcaaaattggCTGAAAAATCTTTGCCTTTCTTCAAAACGCTCAAGGGGTGCTCTGATAAAAAAGATTTCAAGTGGACTGAAGAGGCtgaggaagccttcaaccagatgAAGCAACACTTAGCTTTGCTTCCAGATATTGCAGCCCCAGAAACAGGAGAGCTGGTCTCTGTATACCTTtcggttgctgaagaagcaataaGTGCGGTTCTAACCATCAAACGAGACAAAgttcag ACCACCAACAATGAAGCCGAATACGAAGTGTTGATAGCCAGCTTAAGGTTAGCCAAGGAAATGAAGGTTCAAAAGCTTCAAGTCTTCACGGTCTCATTGCTGGTGTCAAGTCAAGTGAATAACAGTTATGTTGCAAAGGAGCCCAAAATGAAGAGATACAAGGAAAAATCTAAAAAGCCGATGAACACATTCCAAACATGTACCATCAAGCAAATTCCCAGGTCTCAAAACAAGAAAGCTGATGCCTTGAGTAAACTCGCCTCTCTCACCTTTGCCCACCTTACCAAAAAGGTATTAGTAGAGGTGTTGAAAACTCCTTCGATTGAAGAATTGGAAGTTCAAGATGTAATCACCGAAGAAGGCCCCAATTGGATGACTCCTATTAAAAAATTCCTTAAAAACGGTGAGTTACCTGCTGATCAAACAGAggctgaaagggttaaaatcaaatCTAGGCAGTATGTGTTGCAAGGTGAAATCctctacaaaaagggttaccttgcacCCTTACTGAGATGTGTCGGTCCTGAACAAAGCCAGTACTTGGTCAAAGAGGTTTATGAAGGgatatgcggagctcattttggagcaaGAACGGTGGTTGCTAAGCTAATGAATCTTAGGTATTTTTGGCCTTCCATGCACCGAGACACCACCGAACAACTGAGAAAATGTGATTCTTGTCAAATTCATGCACCGGTCCCAAAGAGCCCCAAGCATGACCTTGTCCCAATATCTTCAGCCTGGCCATTttataaatggggaatggacattgtcggCCCATTCCCACCAGCCAAAGGTGGAGTGAAGTTTTTATTGGTGGCCATagactacttcaccaagtggccTGAAGTCAAACCACTTGCAAAAATCATGGGCAAACAGGTCATcgacttcgtttgggaaaacatcatttGTCGCTATGGGTTACCGGGAGTGCTGGTTACCGATAATGGAAAGCAATTCGCTGAGAAGCCTTTTAGCACTTGGTGCAAAGAATTCAGAATAACTCAGGTTTTCAGCTCAGTTGCATATCCACAATCAAACGGCCAAGTTAAAAGGATGAATCGAAGCATAGTTGAAGGAATCAAAACCCGATTGGGAGGGCATGAAAGCAATTGGCTCGAAGAGTTGCCAAACGTTCTATGGGCTATTAGAACAACggaaaaaacaagccacaaaaGAACACCTACAGCTTGGTGTTCGGATCGGAAGCCGTGA